Proteins encoded together in one Leucoraja erinacea ecotype New England chromosome 30, Leri_hhj_1, whole genome shotgun sequence window:
- the LOC129711414 gene encoding uncharacterized protein LOC129711414: MPAGNRDDEQELPGRMFADGDRYLAGGDASTAVACYTTVFGRDAEATVHHLQRLGDAGLGSIIAVLESWCAGQTWVPPRAGCTADSEAPVSARVAAGFLLQLEPGNLVASVLRVEALLRSGQHDEAVSRCNVLLNAHPRHSLGLLLTRALAWILSDGHSGNGVVDYMQAFAKRQEETVAFVKNRQKHEVPRIVGAFNRYLSLRDRDRDQERERARGPLLGDCRRFLAAITASAGASKDRRGARGEDSA; this comes from the coding sequence ATGCCAGCCGGGAATCGGGATGATGAACAGGAGCTGCCCGGACGAATGTTCGCCGACGGGGACAGGTACCTGGCGGGCGGCGATGCCTCCACGGCCGTCGCCTGTTACACGACAGTTTTCGGGCGGGACGCCGAGGCGACGGTCCATCACCTGCAGCGCCTGGGGGATGCCGGCCTTGGCAGCATCATAGCCGTGCTGGAGAGCTGGTGCGCTGGACAAACTTGGGTCCCGCCCCGGGCCGGGTGCACAGCGGACAGTGAGGCTCCCGTCAGCGCCCGGGTGGCCGCCGGCTTCCTCCTGCAGTTGGAACCCGGCAACCTGGTGGCATCGGTGCTGAGAGTGGAGGCGCTACTGCGGAGCGGGCAGCACGACGAGGCGGTGAGCCGCTGCAACGTCCTGCTCAACGCGCACCCGCGCCATTCGCTGGGCCTGCTGCTGACCAGGGCGCTGGCCTGGATCTTGTCCGACGGCCATTCGGGCAACGGCGTCGTCGACTACATGCAAGCCTTCGCCAAGCGCCAGGAAGAGACGGTGGCGTTCGTGAAGAACCGGCAGAAGCACGAGGTGCCGCGCATCGTCGGCGCCTTCAACCGCTACCTGTCGCTGCGGGACCGGGACCGGGATCAGGAGCGGGAGCGCGCTCGAGGCCCGTTGCTGGGCGACTGCCGCCGCTTCCTCGCGGCCATAACGGCTTCTGCAGGCGCGAGCAAAGATCGTAGAGGCGCGAGGGGCGAGGACAGCGCG